The following are encoded together in the Robertmurraya sp. FSL R5-0851 genome:
- a CDS encoding MerR family transcriptional regulator → MLTTGEVYKMTGLTERSIRYYSNLNLLKAKKNGNGQLVLFESDLEKIVQILAAKITGYKLKDLINQQPSLSVIKNDLTQMIADLENILFYLDLTDSKENLMKNINWLQNYNTRYLRKK, encoded by the coding sequence TTGCTTACAACAGGGGAAGTTTACAAAATGACCGGACTTACTGAACGTTCCATACGATACTATTCTAATTTAAATCTATTGAAAGCAAAGAAGAATGGCAACGGTCAGTTGGTTTTATTCGAGTCAGACTTAGAGAAAATTGTACAAATCCTTGCTGCAAAAATAACAGGTTATAAACTTAAAGATTTAATAAACCAGCAACCTTCATTAAGCGTTATTAAAAATGATTTAACTCAAATGATTGCGGACCTAGAGAATATATTGTTTTATTTAGACTTAACTGACTCCAAAGAAAATCTTATGAAGAATATAAACTGGCTTCAAAATTACAATACTAGATATTTGCGAAAGAAGTGA